A region of Mycosarcoma maydis chromosome 15, whole genome shotgun sequence DNA encodes the following proteins:
- a CDS encoding uncharacterized protein (related to RDS2 - Regulator of drug sensitivity), with translation MHPHRPLYDSHTENTPAGQRHVEMRDTLVGPSDRRTSQMQVTGLPQGHMEAKLGYDYANPQRMRPKSPLLSPTSSRDHLQLSSAQPPHDYRSMPSASRFPPEHVRLPQPPSHPEFPYDSYQFTHPDQPDRETYPEQSSPRYPALPRRVSPYDDPPDARYRHHPQQQRSPPYHEYGHPRRSDTIIPPSPSPSLSYPQHSGYAYRHARANDASGAPERHSLPNLRDSNGFVESIPISDEFAKRSSYSSDHVSYPQKSLARDHWHAFDQRRDSTGPSRPSTSTSSNPTVCTSTPTRSAPSCSSSSSRKRKKQFKYMLEHDAPDASKPNSMGTIEEDRDRDRDRDQFDQLEADVEAEGASQRKESRKKVKKACIFCKRSHMPCEEARPCKRCVKRGISHLCRDAEPANASSAATTSTSTTKNKFGEARQQARTRRSKQEDGARSNSQHTGETESESDLESLASSGASSKLHRTGTDFRRPDMNTMPGAAVRDPDIRPSLPVSALLSSTRVELARRSVKRSPSPGVTEQEQKEAWNRSMDPPTQHKMMQMLEAGPTAEDLSDIFGEMPTSLLMTPAMANAPDGQSILRPASAGLPDSLNRRGSEAKDGQHRCKRSLSHPFSREQAQVDEAGFKLPPRPKHLLQEEMATTSELRGGPPTYSYTYGYAKLARWMHTRFSRANCEKVDRSLSMIRPKLMAISHSLPEEELISVEDSFYRLLDFYTQNVLETIPVPMIVARRTGEIYAANSHACKLLQLPASLFEGGQICHYQLVTEQDSVSMWDKYAQEATGRLEAPPSQTAMLEVDRSLLLFNKPGFNPRTRELLGDGVCEDGSEVVVRRKVIVTFEAKISKHGLPFMVTGTIVPIPDDE, from the coding sequence ATGCATCCGCATCGACCCCTCTATGACTCTCACACCGAAAACACTCCGGCGGGACAGCGTCACGTCGAGATGAGAGACACGCTCGTCGGCCCATCCGATCGTCGAACGTCTCAAATGCAAGTAACGGGCTTGCCGCAAGGTCACATGGAAGCCAAACTTGGTTACGACTATGCAAACCCTCAGAGAATGCGCCCAAAGTCACCGCTGCTTTCGCCCACCTCGTCGCGTGACCATCTTCAGTTgagctcagctcagccaCCACACGACTACCGATCCATGCCATCCGCCTCTCGGTTCCCACCCGAGCATGTGCGCCTTCCTCAACCGCCGTCTCACCCCGAATTCCCTTACGACAGCTATCAGTTCACTCATCCCGATCAGCCCGATCGTGAAACGTATCCCGAGCAGAGCTCTCCTCGCTACCCAGCTCTACCTCGTCGCGTATCTCCCTACGATGACCCACCAGACGCTCGGTACCGTCACCATccacagcaacagcggTCGCCGCCTTACCACGAGTATGGCCATCCGCGTCGATCCGATACTATCATCCCTCCGTCTCCGTCTCCGTCTCTGTCGTACCCTCAGCATTCCGGATATGCATATCGACATGCTCGTGCCAATGACGCTTCCGGGGCTCCAGAGCGTCACAGTCTGCCAAATCTTAGAGACTCTAATGGCTTTGTCGAAAGCATTCCAATCTCAGACGAGTTCGCTAAGCGCAGCTCCTATTCCTCCGACCACGTAAGCTACCCGCAGAAGTCTTTGGCTCGCGATCACTGGCACGCCTTTGATCAGCGTAGAGATTCCACCGGGCCTTCTCGaccttccacctcgacctcttccAATCCCACAGTCTGCACCTCAACGCCGACCCGTTCTGCACCatcttgctcctcctcctcctctcgAAAGCGTAAGAAGCAATTCAAGTATATGCTCGAGCACGACGCTCCTGACGCGTCCAAACCCAACAGTATGGGCACCATCGAGGAagaccgagaccgagaccgagatcgagaccaattcgaccagctcgaggCCGATGTAGAAGCGGAGGGGGCTTCCCAACGCAAAGAGAGCAGGAAAAAGGTCAAAAAGGCATGCATCTTTTGCAAGCGTAGCCACATGCCTTGCGAAGAGGCTAGACCGTGCAAGCGCTGCGTCAAACGCGGCATCTCGCATCTCTGCAGGGACGCCGAGCCGGCTAATGCTTCGAGCGCAGCAACCACGTCTACTTCGACGACCAAGAACAAGTTTGGCGAGGCgcgccaacaagcacgCACAAGGCGTAGCAAGCAAGAAGACGGCGCACGTAGCAACAGTCAGCACACTGGTGAGACCGAGTCGGAATCCGATTTGGAAAGCTTGGCTTCTTCGGGGGCCTCATCCAAGCTCCACCGGACTGGAACAGACTTTCGACGCCCAGACATGAACACTATGCCTGGCGCCGCGGTGCGCGATCCTGACATACGGCCAAGCTTGCCAGTCTCGGCACTTTTGAGCTCCACAAGGGTGGAGCTAGCACGCCGTTCTGTCAAGCGTTCGCCCTCGCCCGGGGTTACCGAACAGGAACAGAAAGAAGCCTGGAACAGGTCCATGGACCCTCCCACGCAGCACAAAatgatgcagatgctcgaagcagGTCCTACAGCCGAAGACCTCAGTGACATTTTCGGCGAGATGCCCACTTCGTTGCTCATGACGCCGGCCATGGCCAATGCTCCCGACGGTCAGTCTATCTTGCGTCCTGCGTCGGCTGGCCTGCCTGACTCACTTAATCGGCGTGGTAGCGAAGCCAAGGACGGCCAACATCGCTGCAAACGATCGCTCTCCCATCCCTTTTCTAGAGAGCAAGCTCAAGTGGATGAAGCCGGGTTCAAACTGCCCCCGCGTCCGAAGCATTTGCTGCAAGAAGAAATGGCTACCACTTCGGAATTGCGTGGTGGTCCACCCACCTACTCATACACGTACGGTTATGCCAAGTTAGCGCGATGGATGCACACACGATTCTCTCGCGCCAACTGCGAAAAAGTGGATCGTAGCCTTTCCATGATCCGGCCGAAGCTGATGGCCATCTCGCACAGTCTGCCGGAGGAAGAGCTTATCAGTGTCGAGGATTCCTTCTACCGCTTGCTAGACTTTTACACTCAGAACGTTCTCGAGACTATCCCAGTTCCGATGATCGTGGCTCGACGAACCGGCGAGATCTACGCCGCCAACTCTCATGCCTGCAAGCTTCTGCAATTGCCCGCGTCGTTGTTTGAAGGGGGACAGATCTGTCACTACCAGTTAGTCACCGAGCAAGATTCGGTGTCTATGTGGGACAAGTACGC